In a genomic window of Poecilia reticulata strain Guanapo linkage group LG22, Guppy_female_1.0+MT, whole genome shotgun sequence:
- the fam241a gene encoding uncharacterized protein FAM241A, translating to MSASPDHGDGLSVEDQRRRNAAQTFRGDLYSVRMDPSRTRTRTPSEAGLQRTQEPAVPAPQLDDCERMGTLFGMINKCLRGVGFNQVYFGDRTVEPVVVLVFWVLLWFLGFQALGLVGTLCIIIIYIQK from the exons ATGTCGGCCTCACCGGACCATGGAGACGGGCTCTCTGTGGAGGACCAGAGGAGGCGGAACGCGGCGCAGACCTTCCGCGGGGATCTGTACTCAGTCCGG ATGGATCCCAGCCGGACCCGAACACGCACTCCAAGCGAAGCGGGACTGCAGCGAACCCAAGAGCCGGCGGTCCCAGCTCCTCAGTTGGACGACTGCGAGAGGATGGGGACTCTGTTTGGGATGATCAACAAGTGCCTGCGGGGCGTGGGCTTCAACCAGGTCTACTTCGGGGACCGGACAGTGGAGCCAGTGGTGGTGCTGGTCTTCtgggttctgctctggttcctGGGTTTCCAGGCTTTGGGATTGGTGGGAACTCtgtgcatcatcatcatctacaTCCAGAAGTGA
- the jkamp gene encoding JNK1/MAPK8-associated membrane protein: MSSGVAMSSTCPGLYCGRIMVNGTVEGECGVCPRGERANIEKVCQRCTECPELYDWLYLGFMAMLPLVLHWFFIEWYSGKKSSSALLQHVTAMLECSVSAVVTLLLTEPVGKLSIRSCRVQMLSDWYTMLYNPSPDYVNTLHCTQEAVYPLYTIVLIYYAFCLVMMMLLRPLLVKKIACGLGKTDRFRSIYAALYFFPIVTVLQAVGGGLLYYAFPYIILVLSLVTLAVYMSASEIQSLQSLISKKKRLVVLFSHWLLHGYGIISICLLDKLELSLPLLALVPGPTLFYIATAKFTEPTRILSEGGSRH; encoded by the exons ATGAGTTCAG GTGTGGCTATGAGCTCCACATGCCCCGGTCTGTACTGCGGTCGGATCATGGTGAATGGGACGGTGGAGGGAGAGTGTGGA GTTTGTCCTCGGGGAGAGCGGGCCAACATTGAGAAGGTCTGCCAGCGCTGCACAGAGTGTCCTGAGCTCTACGACTGGCTCTACCTGGGCTTCATGGCCATGCTGCCGCTGGTGTTGCACTGGTTCTTCATCGAGTGGTATTCTGGGAAGAAGAG CTCCAGCGCTCTGCTGCAGCACGTCACCGCCATGTTGGAGTGCAGCGTGTCGGCTGTGGTCACTCTGCTGCTCACCGAACCTGTGGGAAAACTCAGCATCCGGTCCTGTCGGGTCCAGATGTTGTCCGACTGGTACACTATGCTGTACAACCCAAGCCCGGACTACGTCAACACGTTACATTGCACACAGGAGGCCGTCTACCCACT CTACACCATAGTGCTAATCTACTACGCCTTCTGCCTGGTCATGATGATGCTgctgcgccccctgctggtgaagAAGATCGCGTGTGGCCTTGGGAAGACGGACCGTTTCCGCAGCATCTACGCCGCTCTCTACTTCTTCCCCATTGTCACGGTGCTGCAGGCGGTCGGCGGCGGTCTGCTGT ATTACGCCTTTCCCTACATTATACTGGTCCTGTCTCTGGTCACACTGGCTGTTTACATGTCTGCTTCTGAGATTCAG tcCCTCCAGTCTCTTATCTCCAAGAAGAAGCGCCTGGTGGTTCTGTTCAGCCACTGGCTGCTCCACGGTTACGGGATCATCTCCATCTGCCTCCTGGATAAGCTGGAGCTGTCGCTGCCGCTGCTCGCTCTGGTTCCAGGGCCCACGTTGTTCTACATCGCTACGGCCAAGTTCACAGAGCCCACCCGCATCCTCTCCGAGGGCGGCAGCAGGCACTGA